GTTGTTACACATCATGGCAGAGATTGATTTCTCTTTAGAATATGCTGGTTCTTCATTATGTGAGTCTAATTTGGGggattttttcttcttattttttttcttatcggCATTGTAGTTCTTAGCATTGGATCTCTTTTTAGAACGAAAGGAACTGCTTGAAGAATGTCTACTGTTAGACTTAATGGCAGTTTTATCACTTGACTTTGATGAGCTTCTCACTGACTCTGTGGACATATGACTACCTTTATGAAATAATGAGTCTATGGTGTGCCTTTTGTTATGGTTAGGGGACACTGAACCTCTTTCTTTGACTCTGGGAGATCTAGACTTTCTCACTGGGCTGGATGATCTGTGTTTCTTAGAATGAGATCTACTGTTACACCTTTGTACAGAGCGATGGGAATGTTTTTTAGATTCTTGGTTGTTATGGAAATTTGAGTTGACCTTTTCATTGCTCAAGTCTGTAGTCTTTTCATTTTTGTCTGTAACTGATCGTCTCCTTAAAACTGGAGGAGATATAGCTCTTTCTAGTTTTGGTGGTCCAGGAGATAAATCTCTTTCTTTTGAATGTCTTGCATGACTTTTAGAAACCTTTGAGactgtttgttttttcacaGATGTAGAAGACCAATCTCTTCTTTTGGGCTGGTCAACTTTTGTAATGGAACTTTCAGGAGTCTTGCTTTGTCTTAGTTTAGCTTTGAGATCATTAGCATAAGTTTTCTCAAGTTTTTGTGGTTGACTGGAATCTTGATTCATTTGATGGGCACTATCATTTAGAGCCCTGGACTTGGAATGAAATACTCCAGACTTGTGATGCAGAGAGACAGAAGTTGAACTTTTTTTGTGCTTGTCATCTTCAAGTAAAGTCTGACTAGTTTGTGACCCTAATGTCTTTTCAATGTTCCCGTTCTTAGAATTGACAGCACAGTCCACATGATCATTACATTGCTCCAGTGGTTCATCACTTTCAAGTGAAtcttttgtattgttttgtgtCTCCATACAAACTACATTTTGTGCGCCAGAGGCACCTGCATCCAGCACATGTTCACACTGTGACGTTGGTAGAGTCACATCTATTAAACTTGTATTgcactttttattattaatactatttaaagaatggttctttaaaatttcaatttcacTCTTGGTTTCTGCCATTTTTTCAAGCTTTGCCTCACGCTTCAATAGCACTGCCAAACTTTTCCTAGATTTGTAGGTGCAACCTTCCATTTCCATGTCATTATGAAGTGAATcagagtaaatgaagttgttcTCATCAGTTTTACCTCCCTCcaaaaatgtcaatattttgGCATAGGGTTCACAAGCTCTACTAGTTGAGGCATGAAAGGATCGAGTCTGTCGTCTCCCCACATATAGCTTTGAATCTAATATGTCAACTTCTGACGGGTCCTCATTTAAACACTTATATGTGCTTGGTGCCAAGCTACATTGCTCGTCCTGTGCCATACCTACATCTACATCCAATTCAGTAACCACTAGCGAGTTATGCAGCGGTGACTGCAAGCAACCTGAAGGAGAAGaaggaaagaaacaagaaagaggAGCTACTATTACAAGACTCCTTACAAAAAAAGGTAGAAAAATAGCCAGGAATTATCATTGgactcaaaacaaaaaaaatgaaaatacacaaggttaacatttttttttaaatttctttaacaaaaaaaatggtctaaaatattttatattttgagcAAGGTGCATGGAACAGATGTCAGCCATTTGTGAGATGCTGAATGGGGAAAAACTCTAGATGCTGTGTATATTATGTGATATGAAAAGTCAAAGATACCATGGTACATGATTATATGTATACAggttttaatgaataatttgttTGGTTGGAGTAAATAAAATTGGTTGAAAGGGTACATTGTTAATTAATCAGTACATGAATAGAGGAGAAAATCATACAAAAAGTAAATCATTATGTCTGCAAACTATCTCAAAGAAATAGTTTCATCTAATTTTGTCTATCTGTCAACAATGTCATCATGGGATAGCTATGggacagttaaaaaaataaataaaggacttgtcttttatttaaaaaaaaacaacctactgATTCATTAGTactgataacaataataattatttcaaaGTATAATTTAATGTTACGCTAACTTTTAAGTTACATACATCTTTACATAGTTTTTTATGACAACATACATTGACATCTTAATTAGTATTAAAACGTATTCAAGTAAATTTTGCCAATATCATTGCAAAATGACCCAAGATCACTGCTTACATTAAAAATTGAGTGTGttatttaacaaattaaacTAGACGCAAACAAAACTTGAGCTCTAAAAGACTCACCTTTTCCATCCAATAATTTGACAGTATGTCCCAATGATTCAGAAGAGTTCTGCTGCACTTGGCTTGTTAGAGAGAGTGATGCTCCAGTTACTCCATTTGTAAGGCTGCCATGACTCCCAGTTGAGGGTTTGGGAGGTAATAACAATGGCTGCTGCAAGATTTTAAGCAAAGCAGGCTGTAAGCCATTTGTAGTCTGAGTAGAGGGCACAGCATTCACATGTGGGGACTGAATAGTGACAAATGGAACAGAGCCACCACCACGGGAAACACTGCTAACTATGTGCCCAAGACTTGAGCTCAGGATTGACCCACCAGTGGCTCCACGGCTTTGCTCTGCACTAGTGGTCAATATCTGAGCCAGGCTGGACATTGGGGTCTGCATCGATTGAAAAACTTGGCCTAACTGCAAAGgggttgatgatgatgatgttttgACATCATTTCTGGAATCAATACTTCGGATTTTTGCTGGTGTGTTAATTGCCACCTCAGAGCTTTTATGCTTAAGGTATCCATTGGCCAATGGCATATTGCACATAACACTCATTTGAGAAACTGCTCTCTCTGAGCTTGTAGTGGCCACATTCAAGCTCTGTTTTAAAAATCCCTGAGAGAGAATGCTACCACTGGGTGGATGGCTGATTCTGGAAGCATTAACCATCCCTTCAGGTGAGGAAGTTATTGCACTCTTTGCAGAGTCATTTAAATTGTTACTGCTACTGCTGCTATAGATACTGCTGCCTTTCTTTTGGGTTGAGACTATGATTTCTCTTTGGGAATGTATCCTATGAACTGGGGTTATAACAGTTGCATTGTGATTGAGCGTAGCTTTGTCTTTACTTGGACTAGAAATGCTTTCTTTCAAGGATATCAAGTCCTCAGCTGCTGATTTTTCTATATCAGTGTACAGAAGTGATGTAGAGGAGACTGAGCTGGCAAGGGCATTACTTTTACTGATGTGAGAGATAACAGACTCCGAGTTTTGTAGCTGAGTAAAGTTTATATTTTCTGTGATTTTACCCCTGAGCAAATTCTTCACCCCATTAGGCTTGGgtgctttttttatatcaattttgGTACCAGGGGGAAGAATACGTGAATTACAGTTTGGAACTGAAGCTACCTCCATTGTATCTGGGATCCAGGGAGAGGATACATGTAATGATGTTTTAGATTCATCTGCCACTTCCTTGACAGATGTGCTAGGTTTCTTGAATGGCTGCCCTACACTCTTCTTGGGCTTTGGCTCAAACTCTCTCACACCAACAATTGGCTTTTGTGATATCTCCACACTTAATGGGAGTTGCAAACAATTGCCTTTGATCAGTCTGTCAGATTCTTGCTTTGGGATTGAATCAATCTTTCCCCTGACAGCTGAACTTCGGGTCATGCCATTGTGCAAGGCAGTGGTCACTTCTCTTTTCAGTGTAACCAAAACCTCATCAAAAGTATCATAATTCTCTTTcatgtctttcttttctttcattaaGTGAGTTATGCCAGCAGACTTGCTCACTCCATTAGGCAATGGCTGCTTGTTGCTGTGATTGAGATTGTGATCTAGCTGAGAATAACCACCAAAATCCATTTTAGAAGTGTATTTCCTATTGACATCCTGTAAAAATTGCAGCTCTGTGTAGAGACGATCCACATCAGCCAGTAGCTTGCGTTGTTCATACTGATCTTTGTCCATCACCATGTTGGAGTGGCTGGTCAATCCATTCTGGATAATAGAATATAAGACACAAAACATTAACCTGAGAAATATATAAGTTTCTATCTATTAGCTATAGTCAAACTACTCTCAAGATAGAAACAGCTCTAggcaataaaaattatttactaaTCTAGCAACTATCAAGTTCTAAAAGGCTGTTTCTATAAGATGGTAAATATTAAAAGATTAGCATTGCTGGTATCTCAAAGCCTGAGGTCAGAACAGAATACATTTTGACTTAATGTATTCACTTATAACTAATTTCATAATGAATACATTATTACAATGTAAATAATTAACATTAtcagtttaactaatttttgtttatttctcacTTTGTTTGGATGCATGCAAGATTTTCTGTCcataacatttttatatgcaGTAATCTGTGGAAAAAATACATTCTATGTTAAAATACATTATACAAATAAAGATAGAAGGAATGCTAAATGACTCAATGTGCATGAAGTGATTCTGAAAACAATATGAATGATTATTAGCCTTGTTGGAAGTAATAAATGGTTATAAGTTATATtgttatatgttttgtttttaatttacaaatatttgaaatgaaatCCTGGATAATATTGAAGTCTCTCAATAAATTtcaaaaaacgaaaaaaatgtGCTAATGTCAAAAACAATGTCTTgcataatctttaaaaaaaatgtttttgttaccagtgtttttgatttgttttagtAGAGTAGTAATAGAACTtttcaaaaaaactttttatattaaataagaaCAGTTCAAATTGTTTCATGCAATGGAGAATTGAAAAGATGGCAAAACAAAAAAGgtaaaaccaaaacaaaacaaaacaaaaaacaataatgaACAGGCAAAGACCTTTTGATTATGTTCTGCTTGGAGAGCATTTATCTGTGCCCCAAGCGAGGCAGTCTGGGACTTAAGCTCATGGTGTTGTAACACAATGTCTTTAGCCTGACTGATAAGTTCTCGCGGAGTATCCGCTTTAATCCCCATCTGAacagagaagaaaaaagtgAGAAACTAGAAGTGGAAGAGAAAGATCACCCGTATGCTTGATCTTTAATTCACAGACAAACATCTATCTTCTTTCATATTAAAGGTTCCAGAattcttttaaaattgaaaattcaGTTTTAACAGTTGATGCTCTACATGTTaactacaaacaaatattcataatttaaaaagttaaagttCATCACCCTTACCCATTTTCCCCAAAAGTTAATATGCTAAATCTCTTCTAATACCAAATTATCAGTtttatcttctagatctagttactttgaaagtgaaaaaattaCATTGGctgaaaaatatgttttaacttTATCTGTCATTAAGAAAATGACTAAGACAATATATAAataggagttgttttttttaaacattttacaaaatttgCGTTCTGCAAATGGATTACCAGAGAAAAATTTGTTGTTAAAAGACCATATTGTAGCACAAATGTGTAAAATCACAGACCAAAAAGatgttcaaaaaataaataatttcttttaaaaaacttaaaccATATCATTGGTATGACCAGTACATTTTtatgccatttatttcattgcTCCTTTGTTACGTTTACTTAGCAAATAAACATCATAAAATTGAGTAGGAAATCAGTAGGGTGTGCTGTGAACCTCTTGTAGACCCAGCACTATAATGCTTCTAGCTTGCAAAGCCAAAACAGTGAAAAAACTAACTTAATTTTAAGTTCAGCTGAGAAATATTACTAATGCTAAGGGACAAGAGTATGGCGTTCCAGGTCTATCGATTTTCTATTTCCATTTCTTAATGTCATCAGTATGTTTTACCAAAACTACTAGgataaatacactatagattATAAGGTCAAAGTTGCTGAGATTTTAAATCTAAACTAGGAAGTATACTTACTTCTTTTAAGCGATCTTTAATCAGTTTCACACCATCTCTTTGTAACATGGAGATTTCTTTTTCCAGACCTTCAGTTTTAGCAAGCAACTCTGCATTTTTGCACTAGATAATATttttgataaaaataaataattcttataCACAATCTGATACAATGAACTAATAACATTTATATTCAGCCAAACCTCAATAACACAAACTAGTAAACATTTGATAAAGCTGCCTCATTAAAAGTTAAGctactaatatttatattgaacAAATAAATTTAACTATAATTAAGTAatcaaataaatacaactataatgaagtaatcttataaatacaactataaaaaaaaaagaatcaaataaatacaattataataAAGTCACCAAAGCTGTCCCATAAAGTGTGACACAATGAGACTCCAGTGCAAAACTATGAAACAGACTAATCAATATATGATTATGCCATACAGCATCCTTCAGTTGCGAAGAGACTATGAAATGTATGGGCGTTAGCTATGGTCGCAATGATGTCACCAACACACCAGTTTCCCCTTCTCCATGCcgctgatgtatccaaaagaATGCCAAATGCAGATGACAAGCTCTACCGTAAACTGCTTAAGGGTTGCTGGCTCCTGATTCTTCCATCAGGGTTGACTTCCAAAGCCTTTCCAATGTTTGGGTAAAATTGCAAGGCAGCTGAAGTTTGAAttcagccaaggctaatgagcccctcctTCCCAAAGCTTAAGGGTTTAAGTGCctttatatatagttttaaaaaaaaaaaggtctatgTACTTTTTCTTGTTCAATCTGCAACAACAATATTGCCTTGTACTGGGGTGTCTGCATGAAAGCCAAAAATGACAAGAGACTCTGTTTAAatgattctgaaaaaaaaaaaaagcaatgagttaatcaaactttgaacaatagtagttttgtaaacattgttttaagTTACATCaattaaatagataaaaaatttTGCAATAAGAAAACTTAATTTTACTGTATTCAATTTGGgaaatttttcaaatttatttaatattatagcAAACATGATTCAATCAAGCATAATTTTAGATCAGTCAGATCACCTATTCTATTTACATTGCTTTTAAACAAAAGCAAGCATTTCTTACCAAAATACTGTAAAACTCCAGCCTGTTTCTCCAACATGGATACAGTCTGTTGTTGAACTGTGGGCTTGAAGTAAGCACTGGATGTTTCTGTCATTCGCTTATCATTGTAACAAACCTGCTCAGTTGGATCTGCAATAATCAGGCCAAatcaaaaatatttgaatatttgaaTCTGTGCCAATAACTGTCTCCAGAAAATattaaacagaaatatttttttctggagCATCAAAACTTGAAGAACTGGTACAAATGAGATATTTGTATGTTTAAACATCTAATAAATCAATGAGAATCGATTTGTGAAACTATCAAGAGCTGCAGAGTTTCAAAATAGCAGCAGAAATTTTAGACTTTTGTTGAACATGgtaatgaatattttaaaaagagacCTTATGATTAATAAGGCAAATAATAATCCTTGTTATGGCCATTAGTTTGGCAGGACAGCTATTTTTTCAGAACAGTGTCATACAAGGTTTACTTTCTGAAATAGATATGTTTTGGTGCCCATCAAAGCTGGACAGGCTCAGAAACATTCAGAGTTCATGTCTTAAAATTACTGTctattaaaaaacataaaaaaacaaacattcagaGTTCATGTCTTAAAATTACTGTCTATTAAAAAACATAACTGCTGGCATGTTACTATAAAAATACATGAATAGAAAGACAAACCTTTTCCAGAAGTAGACATGATGGTATGGGCGTGTAGTAAATTCAAACTGTCCAGTGGCTGTGATGAGGCAACACTGCTGGCCATACTGACTGGACTGCTGGAAATGGTATGAGTTACAGGGCTCTGGTTTCCACTTGTGGCCAGAATTGGTGCAGGTCCATTGGGACTACCCTTTTTAGCTACATTTCTGTTCAATCTGGGACGGAGTTTCACTGCTGCCTTACTTTTCACTGCTGATGTCTCTGCTGGGGGTTTCTTACCCActgaaaggtttaaaaaaaaaaaatcagagtaGAAAGGTATCAGAAACTGAGTCAACAAAATTCCTTAATATGCTAGCCAtaagtttatttcaaaattatgtTTATAAAACTATGCTATTATACTTTGTACCAGTCCAGAAGACAAACTAACAAACAATACTCAATTTGAAAAagattacaatttacaaaactaaGGAATAAAGTTAGATACAATTTGTATATGTTCCTCCTTAAATGGAAGGAACCCAATAGAGTAGGAGTTAATACTGTTACCTTGCATCTGTCTCATGCCCAGTGCACCATTATTGAGTCTTTTCACAGTCTtcattctcttctttttctgcTTTAACTGTTTACTGACCTCTTTGACTTTAGTCTCAGTCACTGCATCTGCAGTCTGTCGAGTACATCAATGCatacacattttaaactttgaaatagaactttcaagacatatttttttaaagcaaaatctcgaaaacaaaatattttaagccAAAGTAGAACTCATGTAATGAATTACTTGACTAATTAAGCGTGCCCTGTATAAACTCAGATTTGAGCAACCAAATTAAAAGATAACAATATGCATCCATGCTCgtcaatttgaacaaaaaatttaaacccAAGTAGAATTTATGTAATAGATTATATTAGATACATTATTGGACTAGAACAAAACTGTGGTAACTCATTGTTTAACGATAATATatgtattcatgttttgtcttgATTTAACAGAAGggaatattaaaaaaagggaCATTAAAACTtatacaattagatctagtataaatttaagatgatttaaatggataagaaatacaagaaaaaaaataaataaattttagaaaaaaaaatactgaattgTAAAACCTCAAAAAATGGAATGACAAGAAATGTTTGAACTGTAAAAtgtcttatattataaatataagattAATAATGGCAAACTATCAACTAAAGCAACAAGCAGGGCAGGCCATAGGCAAATGCAAATTAGGCATCTGCCTAgagcctccgattggtgggggccacGCAGAGGACTCAAACCAATTTAttaaatagaagaaatagtgaaacttGCCCTCATTGTTAATGCTGGAGTCACTAGCCTGACTAGGTTTTAATAACATTGTGTTATTTGTTTTCACTGtttaattttctatttcatttggggccaacgaattcactttgcctagggcctccaattattcAAGGCCAGCCCTGCAATAAGGAGGAAAACTTACAGAACTATCATTATCGTTCTCTGTGCCAGACTGAGATTGTGGCTTTTTGACATACTCATTCCACTGACGTCGTGTTGTTGGTCCAAATATAACAGTACCACTGTCCTCTGTCACAGCACTGTTGGTTGTGGAATTAGTGAAACTGGAGTTAGAGTTACTGTCAAAGTCCAAAACTTTAGCTGCGGTCACTGAAGGAGGAGAGTCATTTTCACGCTGACTTCCTCGAACACGCCGCCAGCGCCCATTAGAATTGGAATCCTGTTTGTTTAAAGAAGATTACATTAACACTTTGTGTCTTCTTCTTTCTTGGACTAAATACAAGCATTGGAGGTATGACAGGGGTTCAACCAAACCCATAGAAGAGATTAAATATGCAGTTCAGCCTATTCTCCAAAAATTGTGCTTTTAGAGAAGTTTATCAGGGCCAGTGTTTTAATCCAGCATGTTGGACCAATGCACTGATTTGAATGGCAAAATCATTTTCCTTAACCATATAAGGGCATGTAAAAATTTTTCTGTTCAAGACACGCGAAGCCTCAAgttgtaaaatttattttgacagAATAATTTTTCTTGTGATTAGCTGACAGTATGGAGCTAAATGAAACAGTGTACACACCAACCTTAAAATTATCAAAAGAAAACAGGCTGTTTTCATATATAGtgaacattttaaattacaattatctcagataaagtaaaagtaaagtatccttttcagaccttgtaatctataaggaaaatgtaaagataattttttttttggcatatgGTCTAGGGAGCCATGTGGCCAGTTCAatgaccaatcacctttactttccacaactagGGTCGGGTATccattgggtggactcaggaatGTCCTAAAACCCACAAATTCAAAAGACTAAGATTTCACAGACATCTGAACCCACGATCCCTCGATTCAGAACGCAAGCGCTTAGCCAATCAGTCACCACTATCCCTAACTATGATCAATTATTTTCTTGAGAAAAGATGATGATGTAGTGGAGAGAGAACACATGTGGACAATATGGCTTCTAAAATTAATAATTGCCATGTAAACATGATCAGTGTGTTTGGGTGAATGAAGAATGAATGTGGTAAAGCTTAtagagaattttttaaaaaatatacaatgaACATTAGGAAGTGGTTAAAAATCTGTTTGCCAAAATAGATGTGTTCTTCATGAGCTTGCCACTTGAGATGATTTAGGTTAAAATATTATCAATGTGTAGTAAATGTGTTTCTATAGttgtgaatatttttatttattcagaATGACCTAAGATTTATATATTAGAAAAGATGATGGTCAtttcaatataatttaaaaacatttgtgaaaacaaaaatgtagactTACAGATCCAGCAGATAGGGCTccattaattttttcttttattgataaCACTGGTCTTCCTTTTCTGTCCTTCCTGGGTTCTAACTCATCcttcaagaaaaacatacaaaatacttaaaaaaaaaaagacatctccTTTAAACAACTTTTGGATAGACATATTATTTTGATTCTAAATCACTaatgaaagattttaaaaaacaatgaaacatttttcatccctcctcccaaaaaaaaaatccttgttaCGCCAATGTATCTAGgctttataatatttaatttattaaactcttcaatGAATAGGGCCAACATGCAGAAATATTTACTAGTCCCatattcaaatttaaattaatttttttttatactttgaaaaattataaaggcCAATAGAGTTTTCCAGTTTGGcaaacgagctagtaattcttttcctgatatatatcaactgtcaaatttctaggaaaatcgttagagccatttttgagatttgagtccatgaaggagtgacttgaattgtaaaaataaaaaatataatacctCTTCATCAGTCTTaactatacatacatatatatgataTAAATTTATACTTAAATAAAGACTTGATTTAAACTAGTTTACTTACACGTTTGGCAGGATTCTTTAAACGtatgaaatatttttctaactggaatataaaacaaacaattttaataCAACTGCATTTAAGTCTTTTAATAAATACAagctttaataattttttaattatattatacaaatgtttttattactatttagtTTATTCATAACTAGACAACAAATTGTATGATATCAAATAAGGTTACCAACCAGAGTTCTATCAATAGTGTGGACATAGTAAGCAAAAGGTTTCCCTGTCCAAGACACAGCTCCACATAAAGGGGACAGCTCTTCCACGGTCATTATAGTACCAATATCTAGGGAACACACATTTATCATCATTTGATATGAAATAGTTTGAATGAATCAATATATGCCTAACAGAATATTAAATGCTCATAACTTGTTAATAATGCAGATTACTAACATAAAgaacagcaataaaaaaaaatttaccactCAGGTTTCTTTCAGTGATTCTAAAATTTAAAGGACAGAAAGCTTTAGAAGAAACTATTCTTGCACCTTCTTTCAGACAATTGGCAAACCTTTGTTTCAactgttaaataaaatgtatactcTTTCATATAAGACCATGAATAAGAAACTGATTACCAACTATAGCAAACTAATGATTAAAAAACTGATTACCAACTATAGTAAACTATAAGAAAATGTTTACTAATCaacaaatgaagaaaacaattttaataacTAAAGTTATTTTTTGCTATAGCATTAAATAATTACCTCATGATCCACAACAGGGCCGAAAGCAAAATTGTTGACAAAAACTATCCTGTGAAGTTGCATGGTGAAATAATTTATtgataatgtaaagaaaaaca
The DNA window shown above is from Biomphalaria glabrata chromosome 5, xgBioGlab47.1, whole genome shotgun sequence and carries:
- the LOC106066828 gene encoding uncharacterized protein LOC106066828 isoform X2 — encoded protein: MAQKLKLHSPVGAEPLILKWPVATSEGKEGPEEIVDTIRLVCDDFSELKTALETKILKPGEDVSSYDYEQTKSLCERYNKAIEGIRQLMKGSAKQRQFNKRASMMQLKHILQQCYNHSVTDPEKLNHYEPFSPEVYGETSFELVEQMIKSVKFTESDYFIDLGSGVGQVILQVSAATNCKFCYGVEKAEWPAEYAVGMEREFHRWMKWYGKEHGDFLIEKGDFLHDDVKEKLNKATIVFVNNFAFGPVVDHELKQRFANCLKEGARIVSSKAFCPLNFRITERNLSDIGTIMTVEELSPLCGAVSWTGKPFAYYVHTIDRTLLEKYFIRLKNPAKRDELEPRKDRKGRPVLSIKEKINGALSAGSDSNSNGRWRRVRGSQRENDSPPSVTAAKVLDFDSNSNSSFTNSTTNSAVTEDSGTVIFGPTTRRQWNEYVKKPQSQSGTENDNDSSTADAVTETKVKEVSKQLKQKKKRMKTVKRLNNGALGMRQMQVGKKPPAETSAVKSKAAVKLRPRLNRNVAKKGSPNGPAPILATSGNQSPVTHTISSSPVSMASSVASSQPLDSLNLLHAHTIMSTSGKDPTEQVCYNDKRMTETSSAYFKPTVQQQTVSMLEKQAGVLQYFESFKQSLLSFLAFMQTPQYKAILLLQIEQEKCKNAELLAKTEGLEKEISMLQRDGVKLIKDRLKEMGIKADTPRELISQAKDIVLQHHELKSQTASLGAQINALQAEHNQKITAYKNVMDRKSCMHPNKNGLTSHSNMVMDKDQYEQRKLLADVDRLYTELQFLQDVNRKYTSKMDFGGYSQLDHNLNHSNKQPLPNGVSKSAGITHLMKEKKDMKENYDTFDEVLVTLKREVTTALHNGMTRSSAVRGKIDSIPKQESDRLIKGNCLQLPLSVEISQKPIVGVREFEPKPKKSVGQPFKKPSTSVKEVADESKTSLHVSSPWIPDTMEVASVPNCNSRILPPGTKIDIKKAPKPNGVKNLLRGKITENINFTQLQNSESVISHISKSNALASSVSSTSLLYTDIEKSAAEDLISLKESISSPSKDKATLNHNATVITPVHRIHSQREIIVSTQKKGSSIYSSSSSNNLNDSAKSAITSSPEGMVNASRISHPPSGSILSQGFLKQSLNVATTSSERAVSQMSVMCNMPLANGYLKHKSSEVAINTPAKIRSIDSRNDVKTSSSSTPLQLGQVFQSMQTPMSSLAQILTTSAEQSRGATGGSILSSSLGHIVSSVSRGGGSVPFVTIQSPHVNAVPSTQTTNGLQPALLKILQQPLLLPPKPSTGSHGSLTNGVTGASLSLTSQVQQNSSESLGHTVKLLDGKGCLQSPLHNSLVVTELDVDVGMAQDEQCSLAPSTYKCLNEDPSEVDILDSKLYVGRRQTRSFHASTSRACEPYAKILTFLEGGKTDENNFIYSDSLHNDMEMEGCTYKSRKSLAVLLKREAKLEKMAETKSEIEILKNHSLNSINNKKCNTSLIDVTLPTSQCEHVLDAGASGAQNVVCMETQNNTKDSLESDEPLEQCNDHVDCAVNSKNGNIEKTLGSQTSQTLLEDDKHKKSSTSVSLHHKSGVFHSKSRALNDSAHQMNQDSSQPQKLEKTYANDLKAKLRQSKTPESSITKVDQPKRRDWSSTSVKKQTVSKVSKSHARHSKERDLSPGPPKLERAISPPVLRRRSVTDKNEKTTDLSNEKVNSNFHNNQESKKHSHRSVQRCNSRSHSKKHRSSSPVRKSRSPRVKERGSVSPNHNKRHTIDSLFHKGSHMSTESVRSSSKSSDKTAIKSNSRHSSSSSFRSKKRSNAKNYNADKKKNKKKKSPKLDSHNEEPAYSKEKSISAMMCNNSQALKVEHSPGMSSSQQVCPSEFIKSNQENLDHPLIQLSHLDSPDSMLTPNSMSANGDTDSADVMTFCTEDGSSKQCPDDILDACLNKEVVTHTFPDVEQFSLPLTPQKTPNSCPNSPFTDTSLMSTDKISEDTTLSQQESHQTTKAMEVAVEEPPSQNIKKGPHTPPGSPLFNHQSRSRYPSISSSSSRGSSYDSSSSSSSYSDSSSDDTKKRKRRRCQDKVKKTPPRKLSTLNPPINLSIGSPPIATVQYSPMPNPSVTGFNYNQLRMGPGCALSPLSVCTQQSSGYQMVTSDTMRSPNLLKSPNSSCTQKQFPSLHTPLLSPNSAVSSSTAHITHSGNIHSNDTKTSLDTKNNPDFEPDLNSENLEDSLKRITNVSLSRPNSLDLVTSTIKEEHSSVYKVKNVAVRDFETIVKDHNANHTSLITSNSSTTTALLSPCSVKNRKYNTVSPVVESTFCATTCEKMSVAAGFVEPCSPQQTPSVMTHMKSFSKHSGVDSLCTKDVKEVKNVDLIEPQFYSFSQQSCNHQQQQHLQPSYNHHQPSKILPVQRTQLPPSHGMPHHFHSHGLQPPNTSRLGFAPRSGHHLPQWNSIGPHGHTPYPHGGLPRFNKTRHPLRPPGHPTGFRDPSLAEHSHTGKDFNPHGAVDQSYGPDLRWIVVMPKPTKNGQIAVSSTMTNPQ